From one Macaca nemestrina isolate mMacNem1 chromosome 5, mMacNem.hap1, whole genome shotgun sequence genomic stretch:
- the MANE-B gene encoding LOW QUALITY PROTEIN: class I histocompatibility antigen, Gogo-B*0101 alpha chain-like (The sequence of the model RefSeq protein was modified relative to this genomic sequence to represent the inferred CDS: inserted 3 bases in 2 codons; deleted 1 base in 1 codon), producing the protein MRVMAPETLLLLLSGALALTETWAGSHSLRYFGTAVSRPGRGEPRFIYVGYVDDTQFARFDSDAESPRAEPRAPWMEQEGPEYWEEQTGLAKARAQTDRVDLGTALRYYNRARGVSGPGPGRRSRRLPIPHGLPGSPRVSWSEIXPRGRGTRPDPRPGRAPGVFSRLHFQLRPKSPRVGQGGAGLXGDGLTAGTGPGSHTYQWMLGCDLGPDGRLLGGYHQSAYDGKDYIALNEDLRSWTAADMAAQNTQRKWEAARYAERFRAYLEGECPEWLRRYLENGKETLQRADPPKTHVTHHPISDHEATLRCWVLGFYPAEITLTWQRDGEEQTQDTELVETRPGGDGTFQKWGAVVVPSGEEQRYTCHVQHEGLPEPLTLRWEPSSQSTIPIVGIVVGLAVLAVVVTGAVVAAVMWRRKSSGGKGGSYSQAVSNDSAQGSDVSLTA; encoded by the exons ATGCGGGTCATGGCGCCCGAAACCCTCCTGCTGCTGCTCTCGGGGGCCCTGGCCCTGACCGAGACCTGGGCCG GCTCGCACTCCTTGAGGTATTTCGGCACCGCCGTGTCCCGGCCCGGCCGCGGGGAGCCCCGCTTCATCTACGTGGGCTACGTGGACGACACGCAGTTCGCGCGGTTCGACAGCGACGCTGAGAGTCCGAGGGCGGAGCCGCGGGCGCCGTGGATGGAGCAGGAGGGGCCGGAGTATTGGGAGGAGCAGACAGGGCTCGCCAAGGCCCGCGCACAGACTGACCGAGTGGACCTGGGGACCGCGCTCCGCTACTACAAC AGAGCCAGGGGAGTGAGTGGCCCCGGCCCGGGGCGCAGGTCACGACGCCTCCCCATCCCCCACGGACTGCCCGGGTCGCCCAGAGTCTCCTGGTCCGAGA CGCCCCGAGGCCGCGGGACCCGCCCAGACCCTCGACCGGGGAGAGCCCCAGGCGTCTTTTCCCGGCTTCATTTTCAGTTGCGGCCAAAATCCCCGCGGGTTGGTCAGGGCGGGGCGGGGCT TGGGGACGGGCTGACCGCGGGGACGGGGCCAGGGTCTCACACCTACCAGTGGATGCTTGGCTGCGACCTGGGGCCCGACGGGCGGCTCCTCGGCGGGTATCACCAGTCCGCCTACGACGGCAAGGATTACATCGCCCTAAACGAGGACCTGCGCTCCTGGACCGCCGCGGACATGGCGGCTCAGAACACCCAGCGCAAGTGGGAGGCGGCCCGTTATGCGGAGCGGTTCAGAGCCTACCTGGAGGGCGAGTGCCCGGAGTGGCTCCGCAGATACTTGGAGAACGGGAAGGAGACGCTGCAGCGCGCGG ATCCCCCAAAGACACATGTGACCCACCACCCCATCTCTGACCATGAGGCCACCCTGAGGTGCTGGGTCCTGGGCTTCTACCCTGCGGAGATCACACTGACCTGGCAGCGGGATGGGGAGGAGCAAACTCAGGACACCGAGCTTGTGGAGACCAGGCCAGGAGGAGATGGAACCTTCCAGAAGTGGGGAGCTGTGGTGGTGCCTTCTGGAGAAGAGCAGAGATACACGTGCCATGTGCAGCACGAGGGGCTGCCGGAGCCCCTCACCCTGAGATGGG aGCCATCTTCCCAGTCCACCATCCCCATCGTGGGCATTGTTGTTGGCCTGGCTGTCCTAGCAGTTGTAGTCACCGGAGCTGTGGTCGCTGCTGtgatgtggaggaggaagagctcag GTGGAAAAGGAGGGAGCTACTCTCAGGCTGTGT CCAACGACAGTGCCCAGGGCTCTGATGTGTCTCTCACGGCTTGA